From a region of the Tachysurus fulvidraco isolate hzauxx_2018 chromosome 5, HZAU_PFXX_2.0, whole genome shotgun sequence genome:
- the igsf8 gene encoding immunoglobulin superfamily member 8 codes for MLGIPGSRMARWWRIVLIAVLWELQSVVCREVTLPPGPLYRVAGFPMSLPCTVSGYEGSRTQDFEWFLYREVAKEMQIGVVSTRDRGFPYAIFNARVNSGEVRVERDSGDKARLVIQRLRPEDQGRYECYTPSTDLRYQGNYSASVDVKVIADTLLITHSRILNGQPVIEGTALQLTCAASVQSAQHTHLSVTFGMRGSTGSGSLGHNLKEIISIDRDLRVNPGRGGSYEKRYNNGEISLEKRSGDEGKDLYIMKISMLALEDSGSYFCEAAQWVLDPSGQWERIAQRTMELGNLSVQPIADTLSVSTVPVGEVALQTGSPLSLTCVVSGAGPWNRSALLVQWLRRGPAGGVEVEVARMSPNGVVSWGDDISSGGGGSMEKGAEGRFSLRRFSAHPADAGQYRCAVSVYAGQLSPAPSSPATLTQRSEGVMVNLKTKEVSVLAVIELPRRPLLKRGSTVILLCNVSVVTTGPTQVEVVWWHKKQELDQKEDMTPENTKGRILATLTYDGRSYLYSNGSELSIDRISAGTYRLRIFSAHEEDQGDYYCQADVWAKDPHGVWYNTGASTKSAMAHVYLYARVADLLLIPLVVGVSSALFVGVVIISMVTCCFMKRLARQRSHVRK; via the exons ATGCTGGGAATACCGGGAAGCAGGATGGCACGGTGGTGGAGGATAGTTCTGATTGCTGTTCTGTGGG AGCTCCAGAGCGTTGTGTGCCGTGAGGTGACTCTTCCACCAGGTCCATTGTACCGAGTAGCAGGTTTCCCCATGTCTCTGCCCTGCACGGTTTCAGGCTATGAAGGTTCAAGAACACAGGACTTTGAATGGTTCTTATATCGTGAGGTTGCCAAGGAAATGCAGATCGGGGTGGTGTCCACTAGAGATAGGGGCTTTCCCTATGCCATTTTCAATGCACGAGTGAATTCAGGTGAGGTTCGGGTGGAGAGGGACTCAGGTGACAAGGCCAGACTGGTGATTCAGAGACTTCGGCCAGAAGATCAGGGACGATACGAATGTTACACACCAAGCACCGACTTACGGTACCAAGGCAACTACAGTGCATCTGTGGACGTCAAAG TGATTGCAGACACTTTGCTGATAACCCACTCTCGCATTCTAAATGGGCAGCCTGTCATAGAAGGCACAGCCCTTCAGCTGACATGTGCTGCTTCTGTCCAgtcagcacagcacacacatttgTCAGTCACGTTTGGGATGCGAGGCAGTACAGGCTCTGGCTCTCTGGGCCACAATTTAAAGGAAATCATCTCCATCGATCGAGACCTGCGTGTAAATCCTGGCCGGGGAGGCTCTTATGAGAAGAGATACAATAATGGTGAGATTTCTCTGGAGAAGAGGAGTGGAGATGAAGGGAAGGACCTTTACATCATGAAGATAAGCATGCTGGCCTTGGAGGATTCTGGTTCTTATTTCTGTGAGGCGGCACAGTGGGTCTTGGACCCATCAGGCCAATGGGAACGCATCGCCCAGAGAACCATGGAACTGGGAAACCTTTCTGTGCAACCAATCG CGGATACTCTGTCTGTGAGCACAGTGCCAGTCGGTGAGGTGGCACTGCAAACCGGGTCCCCTCTCAGCCTAACGTGTGTAGTGTCAGGAGCTGGTCCGTGGAATCGCTCAGCTCTGCTGGTGCAGTGGTTGCGGCGTGGGCCAGCAGGAGGGGTGGAAGTGGAGGTGGCCCGCATGAGCCCGAATGGAGTGGTGAGCTGGGGCGACGACATCAGTAGTGGTGGAGGTGGCAGCATGGAGAAGGGCGCAGAGGGGAGATTTTCTCTGCGACGCTTTTCTGCCCACCCGGCCGATGCTGGACAATACCGCTGCGCTGTGAGTGTGTACGCTGGGCAGCTTAGTCCAGCACCTTCCAGCCCTGCTACACTTACACAGAGGTCTGAGGGTGTAATGGTCAACCTCAAAACTAAAG AGGTGAGTGTGCTGGCAGTCATCGAGTTACCACGTCGACCACTCCTGAAACGTGGAAGCACCGTCATCTTGCTCTGTAATGTCTCTGTGGTGACCACAGGCCCCACTCAGGTGGAAGTGGTGTGGTGGCACAAGAAGCAGGAGCTGGACCAGAAAGAAGACATGACCCCAGAAAATACCAAAGGAAGAATCCTTGCAACACTGACCTATGATGGAAGGTCTTATCTCTACAGTAATGGAAGTGAATTGAGCATTGACCGCATTTCTGCTGGAACATACAGACTACGCATTTTTTCAGCACACGAGGAAGACCAAGGGGATTACTATTGCCAGGCAGATGTATGGGCCAAGGACCCGCATGGAGTCTGGTACAATACAGGTGCCAGTACAAAGTCAGCCATGGctcatgtatatttatatgcacGAG TTGCTGACCTTCTCCTTATACCACTggtggttggagtctcgtctgCCCTGTTTGTGGGAGTGGTCATCATCTCCATGGTAACATGCTGTTTCATGAAGCGACTTGCCAGGCAGCGCTCCCACGTAAGGAAGTAG
- the sp7 gene encoding transcription factor Sp7: protein MAASVLEEETRYGSSPLAMLTATCNKFGSTSPVRDTATPGKPGSAALVKKPYSMTSDLQTPKNGRSSEGLVDSYSSSFSTSGGLLTPTGSPPPPTGAYTDYNPFSTFQSSSASQDPSLLVTKAHATADCLTSVYTSLDMTHPYGSWYKAGIHPGITTAPANATSSWWDVHPSSNWLSAGQTQSDGLQAPLQPVAPQASLSPPMSSYSSDFTSLNPAPYPSVGLSSSPHLLQSSQHMLPQDMYKPKPVASGSLIESPMGLKPTRGSGAYTGSSATSRSSCDCPNCQELERLGASAASLRKKPVHSCHIPGCGKVYGKASHLKAHLRWHTGERPFVCNWLFCGKRFTRSDELERHVRTHTREKKFTCLLCNKRFTRSDHLSKHQKTHSEASLQGKAGSGENESEPRGPDESVDPSDGAPAGPGNGMQEHTTNGEEKNTTGNPVENSSGLLEI, encoded by the exons ATGGCTGCATCGGTTCTGGAG gaGGAAACACGTTATGGCTCAAGTCCTTTGGCAATGCTGACCGCCACCTGCAACAAATTTGGCAGCACCAGTCCAGTTCGTGACACAGCTACACCTGGAAAACCCGGAAGTGCAGCATTAGTAAAGAAACCTTACAGCATGACTTCTGACCTGCAGACTCCAAAAAATGGCCGAAGCAGTGAAGGCCTAGTAGACTCTTATAGCAGCTCATTCAGTACAAGTGGAGGCCTTCTTACTCCCACCGGCAGCCCCCCTCCACCCACAGGAGCATACACTGACTACAACCCTTTCTCCACTTTCCAATCTTCCTCAGCCTCTCAGGATCCTTCACTATTGGTGACCAAAGCACATGCCACAGCTGACTGCCTGACCAGTGTCTACACCTCGCTTGACATGACGCACCCGTATGGCTCTTGGTACAAGGCAGGCATTCACCCTGGCATCACAACTGCACCTGCCAATGCTACGTCCTCCTGGTGGGATGTGCACCCTAGCTCTAACTGGCTAAGTGCTGGCCAAACCCAGTCGGATGGTCTACAGGCCCCTCTGCAGCCTGTGGCTCCTCAGGCCTCCCTTAGCCCTCCTATGTCCAGCTATAGCTCCGACTTCACTTCCTTAAACCCAGCACCATATCCTTCTGTGGGCCTCAGCTCCTCCCCACACCTCCTACAGTCCTCCCAGCATATGCTCCCACAGGACATGTACAAGCCCAAGCCAGTAGCCAGTGGCAGCCTCATTGAGAGCCCCATGGGCCTAAAGCCAACTCGCGGTTCTGGGGCATATACCGGCAGTTCTGCCACCAGCAGGTCCTCTTGTGACTGCCCCAACTGCCAAGAGCTGGAACGTCTAGGTGCATCTGCTGCCTCACTGCGCAAAAAGCCTGTACATAGCTGCCACATTCCTGGTTGTGGAAAGGTCTATGGCAAGGCCTCGCACCTCAAGGCCCATCTGCGCTGGCACACAGGAGAACGACCTTTTGTGTGTAACTGGCTTTTCTGTGGAAAGCGTTTCACACGCTCCGATGAGCTGGAGCgccatgtgcgcacacacacgcgtgaGAAAAAGTTCACATGTCTGCTATGCAACAAGCGGTTCACACGCAGTGACCATCTCAGTAAGCACCAGAAAACCCACTCTGAGGCCAGCCTGCAGGGCAAAGCTGGGAGTGGAGAGAATGAATCAGAACCCAGGGGCCCAGATGAGTCTGTGGACCCAAGTGATGGGGCTCCAGCAGGTCCAGGAAATGGCATGCAAGAGCACACAACTAATGGAGAGGAGAAGAACACCACAGGAAACCCAGTAGAGAACAGTAGTGGACTCCTGGAGATTTAA